A genomic region of Deinococcus humi contains the following coding sequences:
- a CDS encoding 3'-5' exonuclease: protein MEEFGRYLNVIDVEATCWETAPPIGQASEIIEIGLCVIDAFTFERVERHRLLVRPQRSTISAFCTQLTGLQAHDVDDGLTFRDVCLALERQHRASSRSWASWGDYDRKQFERQCRVERVPYPFSSRHTNVKTAFSKAFELNKKLGMHEALEHASLPLEGRHHRGDDDAWNIGSLVVLLFQHGAWPT, encoded by the coding sequence ATGGAAGAGTTTGGACGCTACCTCAACGTTATCGACGTCGAAGCAACTTGCTGGGAGACTGCCCCTCCCATTGGGCAGGCCAGCGAAATCATCGAAATCGGGTTGTGCGTCATCGACGCCTTCACTTTCGAACGTGTCGAACGCCACCGCCTCCTGGTACGCCCGCAACGCTCCACTATCAGCGCCTTCTGTACGCAACTCACCGGGTTGCAGGCGCACGATGTGGATGATGGCCTGACCTTCCGAGATGTGTGTTTGGCCCTCGAACGCCAGCACCGAGCCTCGTCGCGTTCCTGGGCGAGTTGGGGTGACTACGACCGCAAGCAGTTCGAGCGTCAGTGCCGTGTGGAGCGCGTTCCGTACCCATTCTCATCACGCCACACCAACGTCAAGACGGCGTTCTCAAAGGCGTTTGAGCTGAACAAAAAACTGGGCATGCACGAGGCGCTTGAGCACGCCAGCCTCCCGCTGGAAGGACGGCATCACCGTGGGGATGACGACGCGTGGAATATCGGCTCGCTCGTCGTGCTGCTGTTCCAACACGGCGCATGGCCTACTTGA
- a CDS encoding suppressor of fused domain protein produces MNLGEAYLDHYEGYLGSFAPDFYARFEHDGFTVQLLDFAGAMKDTHVLTSLGLTHFQAVLGEAVEIVVPVSELDDVVADTVMASLTFLLYLRVTVPEVSFLHNVQRSVPVFAERYGKVAFAFAEPYLFPDAFAHLALPKSESIGKVRMGFFLSEGEVNMMEREGLDALYALFEEQQVDVIDLRRPSVV; encoded by the coding sequence GTGAACCTTGGCGAAGCCTACCTTGACCACTACGAAGGCTACCTGGGGAGCTTCGCACCGGACTTCTACGCACGTTTTGAACATGATGGGTTCACCGTTCAATTGCTGGACTTTGCGGGTGCCATGAAGGACACCCACGTCCTCACGTCGCTTGGACTCACGCACTTCCAGGCCGTGTTGGGCGAGGCGGTGGAGATCGTCGTCCCTGTGTCCGAGCTGGACGACGTCGTGGCGGATACGGTAATGGCGTCCCTGACGTTCCTGCTCTATCTCCGCGTGACGGTTCCGGAGGTGAGCTTTCTGCATAACGTGCAGCGAAGCGTGCCAGTGTTCGCTGAGCGCTACGGGAAGGTGGCTTTCGCATTCGCCGAACCGTACCTGTTCCCGGATGCGTTCGCGCATCTCGCCCTGCCGAAGTCAGAGAGCATCGGGAAGGTGCGGATGGGCTTTTTCTTGTCGGAGGGCGAAGTGAACATGATGGAGCGGGAAGGACTTGATGCGCTGTATGCCTTGTTCGAGGAGCAGCAGGTGGATGTGATCGACCTGCGCCGTCCCTCAGTGGTCTAG
- a CDS encoding SMI1/KNR4 family protein: MPSATHQACNHRRMVRVTLLEVETPVVLDESGPPVTANDIAAFEALLGRALPADYRAFLLAYNGGFPRVTLGTSEDGKEFMLSWFLELHPDAMDEPYTSRLCTPARREADYGWGLPDDALVFAEDPGGNLYTLSLDDAEHTVRFIDHEVDDPFDSHRVLAHGFTAFLQLIRSVNAQAALDAEQQDQERESLARGPFPAAVEAQLQRAEALLPEVRAAVRRAGLAVFDEKSHFSLHADPHSRHVFDVMLWLHETATGPCVTRADMHQVLQGWVRDRPGGFGLKGYGPDFLDDWWTARFDEGALEGEPKGTATFTPAARAALLAALRPRLA; the protein is encoded by the coding sequence ATGCCTTCTGCCACCCACCAGGCGTGCAATCATCGCCGCATGGTCCGAGTCACCCTGCTGGAAGTCGAGACACCCGTCGTCCTCGACGAGTCCGGCCCACCTGTCACTGCCAACGACATTGCCGCGTTCGAAGCCCTGCTGGGCCGCGCCCTGCCTGCGGACTACCGCGCCTTCCTCCTGGCCTACAACGGCGGCTTTCCCAGGGTGACTCTGGGCACCAGCGAGGACGGCAAAGAGTTCATGCTGAGTTGGTTTCTCGAACTCCACCCAGACGCCATGGACGAGCCTTACACCAGCCGTCTCTGCACGCCTGCACGCCGCGAAGCGGATTACGGCTGGGGCCTGCCGGACGACGCGCTGGTGTTCGCCGAGGATCCGGGCGGGAACCTGTACACCCTCAGCCTGGATGACGCAGAGCATACGGTGCGGTTCATCGATCATGAAGTCGATGACCCCTTCGACTCGCATCGGGTGCTGGCACACGGGTTCACGGCGTTTCTGCAATTGATCCGCTCGGTCAACGCTCAGGCGGCGTTGGACGCCGAACAGCAGGACCAGGAACGCGAGTCCCTGGCCCGTGGCCCATTCCCGGCCGCGGTGGAAGCGCAATTGCAGCGTGCCGAAGCGCTCCTGCCAGAGGTGCGGGCGGCAGTGCGGCGCGCTGGGCTGGCGGTCTTCGACGAGAAGAGCCATTTCTCGCTGCATGCCGACCCGCACTCCCGCCATGTCTTTGACGTGATGCTGTGGCTGCACGAGACGGCTACGGGCCCGTGCGTCACCCGAGCGGACATGCATCAGGTCCTCCAGGGATGGGTCCGTGACAGGCCGGGCGGGTTTGGACTGAAAGGGTACGGGCCCGACTTCCTGGATGACTGGTGGACGGCACGATTTGACGAGGGCGCCTTGGAGGGCGAGCCTAAAGGCACAGCAACCTTCACGCCGGCGGCACGGGCCGCCCTGTTGGCTGCACTGCGCCCCCGACTGGCGTGA
- a CDS encoding DUF4383 domain-containing protein, producing MVRQFARIAGIIYLLVGLVGFIPGLLSPPTGPDLAVDAFHGRLLGLFPVNLVHNLVHLAIGLWGLSAARSLDASVGFARGLAVLYALLGVMGLIPGLNTMFGLAPLHGNDVWLHFGTALIAAYFGWGVARTDATRT from the coding sequence ATGGTCAGACAATTCGCGCGTATCGCCGGCATCATTTACCTTCTTGTGGGCCTAGTTGGCTTTATTCCAGGACTTCTGTCGCCGCCCACCGGCCCGGACCTGGCTGTGGACGCCTTCCATGGGCGTCTGCTGGGGCTGTTCCCCGTCAATCTGGTGCATAACCTGGTCCACCTGGCCATTGGCCTATGGGGTCTGTCGGCAGCCCGAAGCCTGGACGCCTCGGTTGGATTCGCCCGTGGCCTGGCGGTGCTCTACGCCCTGCTGGGGGTTATGGGCCTGATTCCCGGACTGAACACCATGTTCGGCCTGGCACCCCTTCACGGTAATGATGTCTGGCTGCACTTCGGGACCGCCCTGATCGCCGCTTATTTCGGCTGGGGCGTGGCCCGGACGGATGCGACCCGCACCTGA
- a CDS encoding M20/M25/M40 family metallo-hydrolase, which yields MTERSPWFDRTQDLALTLTRWPSVTGTPDEAAFGPRLRDFLARWPYFEAHPEHLWLSPIPGSDALNVFALVAGTEPDTVVLSGHYDTVSTAPYGELQPLATEPHTLLRALLAQLDREDLTAAEAQARADLRSGDFLPGRGLLDMKAGLAAGLAVLERYAACAAGERRSHLLLIASPDEEGASSGARHVAHLLPDLMGARNLHVRLGLNLDATNAAEDGQDGRTIYLGTVGKLLVSALVVGRPTHAGYPFDGTSAALMAAELVRRIEGHPDLADHAHGAAAPPPICLTMQDDRTRYDVTTPAAVWCAFNVLTHRRSPAEVLSQFEALAHEAADAALSTFRNRAEGAASPSAPGLADQRARILTVAELRALAVMRRGAAQVSALEAATPPGPDPLQASRHLTQGLLSLAGLEGPLIVLGFGGVHYPHAHVGDAPDGDDMRAWVEQQRAAFARQAGQTIGVRPYFAGISDISFFGQVPSAGTRDVVVRQTVHPAHCSPQREDALRFPVLNVGPWGRDYHQKLERVHQPYAFDTLPRLLWHLSVAAFPKRSRGPSEREGALLELHS from the coding sequence ATGACTGAACGTTCCCCCTGGTTCGACCGGACCCAGGACCTCGCGCTGACCCTCACGCGCTGGCCCAGTGTGACCGGCACCCCCGACGAGGCTGCCTTTGGTCCACGGCTGCGTGACTTCCTGGCCCGCTGGCCCTACTTTGAAGCCCACCCTGAGCATCTCTGGCTTTCCCCCATTCCTGGCAGCGACGCCCTCAATGTCTTCGCGCTGGTGGCAGGAACCGAGCCCGACACCGTCGTCCTGAGCGGCCATTACGACACGGTCTCCACGGCGCCCTACGGCGAACTCCAGCCGCTGGCCACCGAGCCGCACACGCTGCTGAGGGCACTTCTGGCGCAGCTTGACCGTGAGGATCTCACGGCCGCCGAGGCGCAGGCCCGCGCAGACCTGCGCTCCGGTGACTTTTTGCCCGGCCGGGGGCTGCTGGACATGAAAGCTGGCCTTGCCGCCGGGTTGGCCGTTCTGGAACGCTACGCGGCGTGCGCCGCGGGCGAACGCCGCAGCCACCTGCTGCTGATCGCCTCCCCCGATGAGGAAGGGGCATCCAGCGGCGCGCGTCACGTCGCGCACCTGCTGCCGGACCTGATGGGCGCGCGTAACCTGCACGTCCGCCTGGGCCTCAACCTGGACGCAACCAACGCTGCCGAGGATGGTCAGGACGGCCGCACGATCTACCTGGGCACCGTGGGCAAACTGCTCGTGTCTGCCCTGGTGGTGGGCCGCCCCACCCACGCCGGGTACCCTTTCGACGGCACCAGCGCGGCTCTGATGGCGGCTGAACTTGTCCGGCGCATCGAAGGTCACCCGGACCTGGCCGACCACGCGCACGGCGCGGCGGCCCCACCCCCCATCTGCCTGACGATGCAGGATGACCGCACCCGATACGACGTGACAACGCCCGCCGCGGTGTGGTGCGCGTTCAACGTGCTGACCCACCGCCGCAGCCCCGCCGAGGTGCTGTCGCAATTTGAGGCGCTGGCGCATGAAGCCGCGGACGCGGCCCTGAGCACCTTCAGGAACCGGGCGGAGGGGGCGGCCAGCCCCAGTGCCCCGGGCCTCGCCGACCAGCGCGCCCGCATCCTGACCGTAGCTGAGCTCCGGGCGCTTGCCGTCATGCGCAGAGGCGCAGCGCAGGTCAGTGCCCTGGAGGCCGCCACGCCGCCCGGACCGGACCCCTTGCAAGCCAGCCGCCACCTGACGCAGGGCCTCCTGTCCCTGGCTGGCCTGGAGGGCCCTTTGATCGTCCTGGGCTTCGGCGGCGTCCATTACCCGCACGCGCATGTCGGCGACGCCCCTGACGGTGACGACATGCGCGCCTGGGTGGAGCAGCAGCGCGCGGCGTTCGCCCGGCAGGCTGGACAGACCATCGGTGTCCGGCCGTACTTCGCCGGGATTTCTGACATCAGTTTCTTCGGCCAGGTTCCGTCCGCCGGCACGCGGGACGTGGTCGTCCGGCAGACCGTGCATCCGGCGCACTGTTCCCCGCAACGCGAAGACGCGCTGCGGTTCCCGGTTCTGAATGTGGGTCCCTGGGGACGCGATTACCATCAGAAACTCGAACGGGTCCACCAGCCTTACGCCTTTGACACCCTGCCCAGGCTGCTGTGGCACCTGAGCGTGGCGGCATTCCCCAAGAGGTCCCGGGGGCCCTCTGAACGCGAGGGAGCCCTGCTAGAGCTTCATTCCTGA
- a CDS encoding LysR family transcriptional regulator, producing MDSLTLTQLRAFVATVRTGRVSSAAVELNLTQSAVSHALRHLEGHLGVTLLHRGGRGMTLTATGERLLPLAEQLLFQLRALEAAAQAEASLSGIVRIASFPSLTRHLVPRALPLIQAQLPGVQIRVNDAYLDRPAVYDAVRRGEADIGLTQVWPSQGLAVHVLGADPYLLVMPAGWPAADVWSRPYIHLGSPHDRQIPDALVRHGVRLHPALSLATEQAILALVAQQLGFAILPALALTEVPAGVSVQALPWPVQRSYGAVTCRDVPAAVQRVLTLILRTGSEVPAPTITSR from the coding sequence ATGGACAGCCTGACGCTCACGCAGCTGCGCGCTTTTGTCGCGACCGTCCGGACGGGCCGCGTGAGCAGCGCGGCTGTGGAGCTGAACCTCACGCAGTCGGCAGTCAGTCACGCCCTGCGTCACTTGGAGGGGCACCTCGGCGTGACCCTGCTCCACCGGGGCGGCCGCGGCATGACGCTGACGGCCACCGGCGAGCGACTGCTGCCGCTCGCCGAGCAGCTGCTCTTCCAGCTCCGCGCTCTTGAAGCCGCCGCTCAGGCGGAAGCGTCCCTGAGCGGCATCGTGCGCATCGCCAGTTTCCCCAGCCTTACCCGGCACCTGGTGCCGCGCGCCCTGCCGTTGATCCAGGCACAGCTGCCGGGCGTTCAGATCCGGGTCAACGACGCGTATCTGGATCGCCCGGCCGTGTACGACGCGGTGCGCAGAGGCGAAGCGGACATCGGCCTGACCCAGGTGTGGCCCAGCCAGGGCCTCGCCGTGCATGTGCTCGGCGCTGACCCCTACCTGCTCGTCATGCCCGCCGGATGGCCGGCCGCGGACGTCTGGTCCCGCCCCTACATTCACCTGGGCAGCCCCCATGACCGGCAGATTCCAGACGCCCTGGTCCGGCATGGCGTGCGGCTCCACCCGGCCCTGAGCCTGGCGACCGAGCAGGCGATTCTCGCGCTGGTGGCCCAACAGTTGGGGTTTGCCATTCTCCCCGCCCTCGCCCTGACCGAGGTGCCTGCGGGCGTAAGCGTCCAGGCCCTGCCCTGGCCGGTTCAGCGCTCGTACGGGGCCGTCACCTGCCGCGACGTCCCCGCCGCCGTGCAACGGGTCCTCACCCTGATCCTGCGGACTGGCTCAGAAGTCCCAGCACCGACCATCACGTCCCGCTGA
- a CDS encoding helix-turn-helix domain-containing protein, which produces MQRLRPKTRKRHEPNAEELAFRQALGQRIRALRAPNYSQDEFAEVIDVFRSHVSTIETGKTDLKLSTLLRIAAALDLTVDELLRDLEQG; this is translated from the coding sequence GTGCAGCGCCTTCGTCCGAAAACCCGCAAACGACACGAGCCGAATGCCGAGGAACTGGCGTTCCGACAAGCCCTTGGTCAGCGCATCCGTGCCCTGCGCGCCCCCAATTACAGCCAGGACGAGTTCGCGGAGGTTATCGATGTTTTTCGCAGCCACGTCAGCACGATCGAGACGGGCAAGACGGACTTGAAGCTCTCGACCCTGCTCCGTATCGCAGCGGCGCTCGACTTGACCGTCGATGAACTGCTGCGTGACCTGGAACAGGGTTGA
- a CDS encoding helix-turn-helix domain-containing protein, whose product MSYTHWKLASLLAERGFSAYALAKASGISQPNTIYRIAKPGHEPKRVDLPTLTAVLDGLRKLTGEDIQIADVLEYVPDLES is encoded by the coding sequence ATGTCGTACACACACTGGAAGCTCGCATCACTGCTCGCAGAGAGGGGCTTTTCAGCGTATGCATTAGCAAAAGCGAGTGGAATCTCGCAACCCAATACGATTTACCGCATTGCGAAGCCAGGACATGAGCCAAAGAGAGTTGACCTGCCCACTCTGACAGCAGTCCTGGACGGCTTGAGGAAGCTCACTGGTGAGGACATTCAGATCGCTGACGTTCTCGAATACGTCCCAGACCTAGAATCTTGA
- a CDS encoding DMP19 family protein gives MNALSSVEGTFLLPIEFLTALDMQGIEGFYDSDVGDYAAETVETLRSIGAHRTAEILLELNHAFSGGAPDHDRERRRVQLDELRAQQSAPLDDYEQQLRAAVDELDGLPERYLFAHQHKFSSDA, from the coding sequence ATGAACGCGTTGAGCTCGGTTGAGGGTACGTTTCTTCTGCCCATTGAATTCCTGACAGCCTTAGACATGCAGGGTATCGAAGGCTTCTATGACAGCGATGTCGGCGACTACGCCGCAGAAACGGTCGAAACCCTGCGGTCCATTGGTGCACATCGAACGGCCGAGATCTTGCTCGAACTCAATCACGCCTTCTCTGGGGGAGCCCCCGACCATGATCGCGAGCGCCGCCGAGTACAGCTTGATGAACTCCGGGCGCAACAAAGCGCCCCCCTCGACGACTACGAACAACAATTGCGCGCTGCTGTTGATGAGCTCGATGGCTTACCCGAACGGTACCTGTTCGCCCACCAACACAAGTTTTCTTCGGATGCATAG